The window atatatatatatatttttttaattgttgGTATCACTTATTTTTTATTAAAGCATATGTGTCAGCCTCTTTTCGTCAGAGCTTTGTTGAGTGTTTGCAATTTGCACCCACAAATAGACATTGCTCCACCCACATCATTCCAGTGTGTCCAAAAGGATTGGAATCAAAAGAAGCCCTTGTCTTTGAAGGTATCGCCATGCAACAAGACAGCTCAGATGTGCAGGTGCCTTTTTTTAACTCTGTTATTAAAAGACCAAACAGTTGTCCAAATGCTTCTTGCTTAAGTGATGTCATCAAGAGTAATTGCATTGAGCACGATCTGGAGTCAAGATCATCTTCACTGAAAATGTTGAATTTATCTATCTATTAAACAAACACATACACCTACCATTTTGTGTAATGGCTTGTTGTGCAGTCATTGTACAAATATTTCAATATCTAACTGTTGCTGTAGCAATCTGAAGTGATCACAACAAAAGGACATTATGTGACTTTCCGATCAAAATGAGACAATTCAAATAgtgtttcttattttgtctgttgAAATAGACAATATAAAAATGTGATTTGCTAGTAAAGTATGATTGTCTGATATAGATTCAGATAAAAATCAGAGAGAAAAATTGATTttacacaaatatatattttcacatccaaagaataaaaaaaaaacaaatgactTTCATACAGTAGATTGGAGGCAGGGTGTGTAGACTTccaaagacacacacatatatatatatatatatatatatatatatatatatatatatatatatatatatatatatatatatatatatatacagtacagttgtaACATACAATACAGACATTGTCCTTGAAAATACTTTGTAGCAAGTGCTACTTGAAATATCAAAGTCGTCCAATATGAAAACGGCGTTGAATACAGTTTTAAGATCAGATTAAGTCCTTTAGTGAGAAACTGTCCTGCAGTCCGTGTCACATTCTGACAAATGTTACGAAACAGGATGCATTTAATTCACTTGCCATAAATACAGCTAGCTAATATGCAGATGTATCTGAGAGTTGGTACCGACATGTGTTCTGATCCTATACACACGCGTGTGCAGTGTCATGGTGTTCATTTAGTTACCAATGGTCACGGTATGATTATGATTGAATAACGTTCCAGTGTTCCTCTTCCTACAAAAAACTCCAAGGGAAATTACAGATGCAATTCAGGCATCATTAACCCTCCATCGGAGGACACAGGCAACATGGAGGTGTGGCTTTGTTTGTACCCTTGTGCAAAGCTAACAGAAAGGGCACAAAGACCATTCATTTAAATGTCCGACTGATGGGTAAGGTACATACGCTAATAATCGTGCTTCCTCTAACATCAACAAAAACATCAAAATGGTACAAACAAAAAAGCGAACCCCTCTGACAACCTTCCACACACTGCTACATTAGACAGCTGCTTCCTATTTCATTGCCTCGCATACACCCATAAATACTGTGTTATATACACTGCACATTCACAAAACAGTCACAGCACTCAAGATTTACAACATATTTACATCTGATTGTGAGTTGGTTCTAGCATTTGGATGAAAACATTACATTAATAAAGTTATGAAATCCAAATGAATGATCCAAGGAGGAAATGATGTGTAATATATGAACATACTGAATGAAGTGTATATGTATCACTGAGAGGAATGTAATGTTGATCCTATGTATTCCATAGATTTAAAACAGTGCCATAACCAAATTTCATCATTGAAGTAATATTCAGTTGTACAAGGACAGATATTGGCATAAATTATAATAGTTGGTAATGGTAAAGCTTGTAACTTTTCACAAGTTTTTAAGCACCAAAAAAGTGACTGTACTGTATCTGTTTGTCAGGGTTTCCATTAGCTGGTAATAGCCGGATTTTAGCcgctaaaaaaatacaaaagccAATAAATAAAATTGGCACCGGCCACTTGTctgggagaaaaaaataaaataaaattctaaataatgctttttagcctATTAATGGAAATACCAATTGATGTAAATGCATTTCACCAGTCATGCTTATAAGGCTATGCGCTAATTTGCctaatttagtggaattaaattggcgcATGTGTATATTCGCAatgtatcttatttatcacacACTCACAGCATACAGATACAGAACCTTTGTACCTTTGTGTGGAAAACCTGTTAGACTGCTTTTATAAACTCAGTAATTGCGCAACAATTGTAAATGCAATCCTGCATTAAAAATAGATTTTGGGCCACAATTAAAATTAGCTACTATTTTttttctcaactggtaattgtAGCACGCTTCCCATTCGCCATTGAAAAACATAGGGAACGGAAGGCAAGCTCTGTCATCATAAGGTCCTGTgttcagtcggtagagcatgctGCTTGCAATGcctgggttgtgggtttgattcccacaggtgACCTATACAGAAATGCgtgtactcactactgtaaggTGATCTTGATAGATGTCATATTCTATTTGTCTCCCCTTCTCGTAAGCCTGTTATATTGGACAGTGTcatttttattgatctgtttgtaAGTGTCAGCAGAGTAGCCTACCCTGTAATTTGTCTTATTAAAAAGATTCTGCTAATGTCTCCAGTCAAataaagtgtagtagaattgcatgatgTGTTTTTCCCAGAAAGAATAAACGTATATAGCCCAGGCTACTATTCAATACACACTCCGCCATtcattgaaatgtattttttttgcgGACAGTAATTTAGTTATTAGCTTAAATTCTGACTAtccaatctactcatcacattatGAATTGTAGACTATCTTACATAAGTCTACAAATGCAATGATGCACGGAATGCTTAATTATAAAGGTGTACTTTTTATGGTGAACATatgcttccccaaacttgaaactcgcGTGTCACATATACATATGCTAGCTCgtgattttgctgttcgttactcgtcttgttggctgaggaaaagttcatgtggacagttattctaacatcttcaaagtgcGCAGTAAGGACACAAGTCATTGCATCTTCAACTTGCATGTTCTGTTCAGATTAATTACaataatctaaatgtgatttatGTCATTCTGAGCACAGTGGGTGGAAgccctaatcaggttacgcacccaatgcatatgTGTCCAGTAAATGTCTCGAAGATCCATTAAATTAAAATACGCCTGTCAAATTTCCAGCGACACATTTTCATAATGGAAACCCTGCTTTGTGTATAGTTGCTGCAAGTGTAACCTTGTCCTCAACTTTAGCCTAGATTCAGCTAGACTAGAGGAACACAGAACATAGCCTCATAGTGGTATAGTTGTAATGTGTAAAAATAACCGACAAGAGCGATTCTTGGTTTGGCACAAAGCAAGTCACAAATAGCATTTTTTTGGCAAACAGCCAAGCTTTATCTAAACTCATAATATCATAATTTGGATTGTCAAACCTCCTTTTGACTTGTACAGTCATGTTGAAAGGACTGCCCAATATTTAAATGCTTTAAGACAAATAATCAGAATATATACATTTGCCTTCTTTTGAAAAGTAGAAGAGCATGTTAGAACATGGATACTTAAAATATAGTGATTCTCACAAGGCAGATAAAACGATTAAGTGCCCATTCAAACATGTTAATCGAAGGTAGCAAATGTAGTTTTTTTCAGTGTGTATAATTCTTCTATTGTTTATCccttcttttttggggggggggtgcttaTGCAGCAAATATCGGGAGAACAATTCAGTTCTCCAACGTCGCTGTGTGACAGTAACCCAGTAACCATAGTAACAAACTGCAGCCCCCCCCAACTTCCATTCCCAAACACCCTGCAACCCCCACCActtcccccacccctcccctcatTCCCAAACACGCTGCAGCacaccctcccccctccttcccccaacCACCATTTCCAAACAAGATGCAGCCCCCACCCCCcttccccacccctcccctccattcCCAAATACACAGCAGAGTTAGCCTTTCTTCAGGCAAACGGGTTCTCCGATTTTAAGATGGAGGTCTCGATGTCAAGGCAGCCCCCTTTGCCATTCAAGTGTTCTGTGTTGCTGTCGATGCTGTAGCAGCCCTGGACATCGGTGATGGACGAGGCTGTGTATGAGGCGGACCGCATGGCATCCGAGTGGGTCAAGGTGCTCCCGAACTGCATACGGTACTGTTTCCAATGTCTCCTCAGAACGCCTTGCACCTGCCAAGACACAATGTGGACCATTTGATTCAGTACACAGAATATACATGAATACAATTAGCAATGAATTACTTTCATGAATGACTAAGAATGAATTAACCCTAATTGCAAGACCATCCATGTATCTTCATACAGTATTTGCCTCGCCATCTTCCAGTCATTTACAAGGACCATATTGACCCTTGTCCTCTCCATGTGTTTTGTGAAGCATGGCTGTCAAAGGAGGTAAAGGGCCAAGCAAACCAAATCCATACCCAAATTACTATTTTGGTACAAAACCCTCTCTAGCACTGCTGATACCACTCTGTGGACGGTCCCTTGACTGTCTCTGGATGCCTGCCAATGCTTTCATGATCTCTAGTCTGGGAGAATCCACTCCTGAAGCTCACACGCTCCTTCCTATGCAATGCTCTGGAAGGTCAACGTCCCAAGATACATCCCCAGGTCAACTCCCGGGGAGGGTATGCAAAGAGGAAGTGTCCTAACCTCGGCTTATACACACAGGGGGCTGAGGACAAGGAGgtacaggggaggagagaatTGCAAAATTCCTGAAACAGTCCTGGAAAATTCCCAGTGAATAGGCTGGCAAGGGAATCATCCAACCTAGAATTCTTTATCTGGGATTTCAGAAAACCTGATGGACATGATTGTGGGTGAGAAACATACCTCTCCGTTGAAGAAGCAGAAGATGGTGGCCACCAGCAGCCCCTGAAAAAAAAATTGTTGCCCAGTCAGGTGATAAATGCATCATCATTTCCCGAGGAGAATGTCTCAAGTTCTCTAACAGCAAAAAACTGTTGAGGCATGGGGCAGAATGCTGATTTTCCCACTTTCATGCATTTTGGCAGCAGGTCTTTCGAGGAGCAGGTAAAACAAGtgtgcgagacagagacagagtgtgacagagagagacagagagagacagagagagagggagagagagaaagagggagagagagagagagaaagacagagacagcgagagacagagacatagcgggacagagagagacagagagagagagagacagagagagacagagagagagagagagagagagagagagagagagagagagagacagagacagacagagacagacacagacagacacagacagacacagacagacacagacagacacagacagacacagacagagcgagagagagagcgagagagggagagagagagggagagagagagacagagagagacagagacagagcgtgacagagagagagagagacaaagacgttGTGTTGTATGATTTATTGAGCTGAATCAGCCTGGCCCCAGAACGCTCCAACTGCACCTCCCCATCATGAGCTGCAGCATTCAACCCTCCCCTCCCAGACAGTGACTTATGTTTTCCTTCCTGCCAGTCTTCCACAGGCCATGGGATAAAGATGCAGGAGCTGAAAGGAGTCGACCTGGTCTTCATAAATACTCACAAGCCAATAATAGGGAACACAGTGAGAGACAGTGGCTTTAGATGAATGTGTTTGATGCGCTTATAGACAGTAACTCTGGACAAGAACATCTGCCAAATGACTAcggacaacacacacatccaatgccatcagaaagtattcacaccccttgactttttacactttttgttgtgttacatcctgaatgaAAAGTGAAACGTATTAAGTCAATAGATATTCAACCCGTTTGTTATAgaaagcctaaataaattcaggagtaaaaatgtgcctaACAAGTCACATGGtctctgtgttcaataatagtgtttaacatgatttttgattgACTATCTCATCTTTCAactacacacatacaattatctgaaaGTTCCATcagccgagcagtgaatttcaaacacagattcaaccacaataaCCATAGAGGTTTTCCAAAGAAGGGCACCTCTTGGTAGATGAgtcaaaataaaaaagcagacaatgaatatccctttgagcatggtgaagttattaattacacattgGAGGTTGTATCGATACAACCAGTCACTGCAaatatacaggcatccttcctaactcagttgccggagaggaagaaaacagcTCAGTGATTTCAcaattctcctggcatccgccaaacccagattcgtcctttggactgtcagatggtgaaacgtgattgatcactccagagaacgcgttcccactgctccagagtccaatgctTCACACAACTCCAGTcgaagcttggcattgcacaCGGTGACCTTAGGCTTgtttgcggctgctcggccatggaaactcatttcatgaagctcccaacgaacatttattgtgctgacattgttgcccatggcagtttggaactcggtagtgagtgttacaaccgagggcagatgatttttacacgctacgcgcttaagcacttggtggtcccgttctgtgagcttgtgttggcCTACCAcgtcacggctgagccgttgttgctcctagatgtatccatttcacaataacagtacttacagttgaccggggcagctctagcagggaagttatttgaagaactgatttgttttaaaggtggcatcctataacggtgccacaatgagtcactgagctctacagtaaagacattctactgtcaatgtttgtctatggagattgcatggttgtgtgctcgattttaaacacctgtcagcaacgggtgtggctgaaatagctgaaaccactaatttgaagggatgtccataTACCTTTGTATATAAAGTGTATATATTTAATAACTTttgaattcaggatgtaacaacaacaggtggaataagtcaaggggtatgaatactttctgaaggcattttaCATAGAGATTAATTCTAACCTCGGTTGGAAAGATGGAAGATATATTACTGTAAGCCTAGAAATGTATCATTTCACTGAGCTGGGGTAACTAGCAGAGAATAGATAGTCTTACCTGATAATGCATTAAGATGTGCATGATGTAGTCGTAGATCTCAGAGGAGACTCGTTCCTCTGGTTTGTAGGGCAACAGCACGTACTGGATGCCCAGGAGAGGTACCAGAATCAGGGTGGCGCGCACGGCCTTCATGTAGAGGCTGGACTCAGCCTGGTTGGTCACCTTCAACTTGGTGATCAGGACACGCACAATGTTCAACAGGAAGAACAGGTTCACcttgaaagagaaggagagagaaaactgACAAATTAGTGCGAATAATATTAGCAGTCTAGAGGACATGCTTATCCAAAGGACCCGCTATCCCCATACAAGAAAAATATAAGAAATACTGATCAGGACTGTTAGCAACAGTGTGTTCACTTCTTGATGTTGGAAAATTGTGAATTCTTATGTTTCTGAATCACTTATGTCGAGAGTGGATTCACATAATCACCATTACAATTCTCGTATTGACCAAACAAGGAGAAAAcataaaatctaatcaaattttaatttttacattagcagatgtgcttttacagaaacccagctttaAATCCTGAACAGAaaccaatgcagatgtagaagcactgtgactaggaaaaactccatagaaagtcgggaatctaggaagaaacctagagaggaaccaggctctgaggggtggccagtcctcttttggctgtgctgggtagagatCATAAGAGTACATGGAAAttattaaggccagatcgttcttcaagatgttcatagatgaccagcagggtcaaataataatcacagtggttgtagagagtgcaacaggtcagcacctcaggggtaaatgtcagttagcttttcatagctgagcattcagaggtcgagacagcaggtgcggtaggtagagagagagagagagagagagagagagagagagagagagagagagagagagagagagggtcaaaaacacaaaaacagcaaggtagcacatccggtgaacaggttccatagctgcaggcagaacatttgaaactggagtagcagcacgACAAGGTAGCACATTTTATGCAGAAGTCCTCAAAATAAAGAAACATCAGCACATCTGATAAGACAATGCAGCTGTGTACCAGATTGGACCCTCAGATAATAATTGCAAAGTACAGGAGGATGCTTGATTTGCAGGTTTACTTTGAAAGGTGACCAGTGACATGTTGTTCTGCCAAATGACTCATGGACGGGTCAGTCCACAGAGGGACCAACCGTTGAGGCCAAACTGCAGGtaaattaaagggatagttctgtGAAATTATTTACGTAGATATTACTTGGCCAATTTAACAAAACTAAACTGTGAATTTCAGTCTCTACTTGTCCATAGGCTGCTTTCAAGGTAAGGAAATTAAATATGTAATTTcactgaactatccctttaaaattAAAACAACATTCTGGTACACTGCACCCCCCTTTTTATCCAAGATTGCACTCAACAGTCGccagaatatatatttttaatttgcaTGAACCTAACTGTATTACAGACTTACCAACAGAGCAGCGCAGATAGGCCCATGGATTATGTAGAGGAGTGAAGTGTTGGAGCTTATCCAACAACTGTAGGAGGGAGAATCAGGCATTCAGGAGAATCAGGCATTCAGGAGAATCATGCATTCAGGGTCTGCTACTTTTATTGTTGAAATTCGATTTAAAAGGTGATGCTTACAGGAAACAcatgaataaaaaatgtaattgaaagCACTAGAAGGCAATCGATATCAGGGTAGGGAATACTGGTAGCTGTCATAGAAACTAATGACAGGAAATAGGCATTATGCTGTATGAATAGCTTGTAGTTTTAAGGAATGATCAATTCAATGAAAACAATTAAGGGAAAAAGCGATGAAAGTAACTCACTTGTCATTGTAGTAGTAACTGCGAGCGATCGCATGTATAGATGCTGGAATTAGAGGAAAGcctgaaaaacaacaacagacaTCCTTTGTTAGTGACAAACAATGCTACTTCCATGAAATAACATCACACTTCATATCCTATAAGGGATATGACGTTGTCCCCAAAATCTACCCCACCCGTGGAGATAGTACCACATCCCCCAAAAACCTACCCCAGCCGAGGAGATACTACCACATCCCCCAAAAACCTACCCCAGCCGAGAAGATAGTACCACATCCCCCAAAAACCTACCCCAGCCGAGGAGATAGTACCACATCCCCCAAAAACCTACCCCAACCGAGGAGATCCCAAAAACCTACCCCAGCCGAGGAGATAATACCACATCAAGTGCTGTTTCTCAGCGAACACGGCAACAACGATGAGGGTGTGCAGGTATATCCCTTCACATAGCATCCAGAAGTAGTTGCAGCCAAACAGATAAAGATGGATGAACACGGACACTTTACAGCTTGTCTAGAAAAAAGAACACGGGGTGAAATTTAGGGCAGGCCACACGATATACGACATCATCACCATATTTAGGTGCCGATACCATATCTATTGCGATTCTcaagattctatatgtattgcgattctcaagattctatatgtattgcgattctcaagATTCTATATCTATTGCGATTCTcaagattctatatgtattgcgattctcaagattctatatgtattgcgattctcaagATACCATATCTATTGCGATTCTcaagattctatatgtattgcgattctcaagattctatatgtattgcgattctcaagATTCTATATCTATTGCGATTCTCAAGATTCTATATCTATTGCGATTCTCAAGATTCTATATCTATTGCGATTCTcaagattctatatgtattgcgattctcaagattctatatgtattgcgattcgatactgtgacTTTATTGTGATTTGATATTCCTAACATATTGCTCATAAAGTCTGCCGCAGAGAGACAAGCGAGAGCATGAGaaaatgagttttgatcagtcatggaaataaaagtgctgaaaacacgCTGGCTTAtgatttaaaaagaagatggagaacaaactATAGTATAAAAAATAGCAGAGTTTTGACACAGGTACAGCTGACTGGCGCTAGCTGTCACTACCTAGCTAACGCAAAAATAATACTATCAATTTGGATTCACGTCATGTAGTTTTTCTGGGCTAAATATCTATAAATGAATATCTATAAATGCAGCAGTAAATTAGCAGTGTGTGTCCTACCGTTACTCTGGTGTGTGGCTGTATGATATACattatatagtataatatagataTACAATTATTTATATTTACATACAAACGCATATTATctaccacccacccacacacctacctacctacctacctaccacccatccacccacccacccaccccatccatccatccatccatccatacatccatCCCTCCAacgatccatccatccatccatccatccatccacccatccctccaaccatccatccatccatccacccatccaaccatccaaccatccaaccatccatccatccacccatccatccacccatccctccaACGATCCATAAACTCACAGGGTTTCTTTGTACCAGTTCCTGGTTATTCGCCACAGCGGTCAACCAGATGATGGTGATGACCGAGTTCAAAACAAAGGAGAAGAAGAGGTTTTTGTGGAGAGTGACCCTTTGGCAACTTAAACTCCTACACGAAAGGAGAAAAGGAGTAGACGTTGTCATTGTGGAGATAAAAACAGAAACATAAGGTGAAAAGTTATTTGTACCAGCTATCTGTGAATAAAAACAGACCGAGGAACAAAGCCTTTGTGTATTCaattatttttgttgtttggTTAATTTATACTCACTTGAAATTGAAAAATATTCCCAGGGAAATGAATAGGGATATCAGTGACAAGCCGTGGCCAATGAGAGCCAAGTAGAATAAATTCATGGCAGTCTGGAAGAGAGTAGACACGATAAGCCTCATATTATCCTAGCATGTCTTAGCCTGGCTAACACCCTCACTACATAATGCACATAAATAATCAATATAAAATGCCCTTGTTAGTTATAGTCAAAGAGCCCTGATAATCACAGAGCAGAGAGCTCAAAGCCTTAGCCAAATACTATCTCCACATGTTTTTTCAAATGCTTTATGTCCATTCAAAACAGCAATCTGCAAGTTTCTCTAGGAGGGCAAAATAACATTCCTCACATGCAGCAAGCAACTGTTTTTGAATTACTAGAACATCCATTTGATATTCTTTTGACTTTGCACTGTAAAATCTTGTGTAATTGAGAAGATGAATAAAAATATTTCAGACAGTGACGTACCATCCTGCCTTCTTTGGTGTGCTCGTTGCATCGTGTGTAGTTAGTCCACGTTCGGTTGCTGTCGGGATGCAGAAACCAGTGTCCGTTCTCACTGCAGATTTTTGTCACCATTTCTGTAGAGCATTACATCAAAATGTTGGAGATGAAACTCTAACCACATCAGATACAGGCTTCAAAATGCAGAGATCTGAAGTTCATCTTCAAAACAGGTCCTTTTTCAGAAAATGTCATCTTTCCTCGCAGTAATATAATTTGCAAGTGCTTTTAAAGCAACATAATTTCTGAAGCCTCTGCGACTTAGTTTCTGAAGCCTCTGCGACTTAGTTTCTGAAGCCTCTGGGACTTAGTTTCTGAAGCCTCTGCGACTTAGTTTCTGAAGCCTCTGGGACTTAGTTTCTGAAGCCTCTGGGACTTAGTTTCTGAAGCCTCTGCGACTTAGTTTCTGAAGCCTCTGGGACTTAGTTTCTAAAGCCTCTGGGACTTAGTTTCTGAAGCCTCTGGGACTTGAATTAAATAAAAAGTTAAtggaaaaagaaaaaagaaaggcATTTGATAAAAAAGGATGGGACTACCCCTCAAAATGACCAAACTAGCCCGGAAGGAGGAGCGATTGCTGTGTCTGCCTCAAACCCAGTGTTTCTCAATGTTGATCCTGGAGGATCCACTGTATGTTGGATTTCACTAGCAATGATATCACCCCATTAGACTAGGGCTGTAGAACtccagtcctggagagctacatgATGTGCAGGCTTTTATTCCAGGCCAGCACTAATACACCAGATGAAACTGGTCGTGGTCCCGACTGATGACTATGATTAGGATTATTTGAAAAagatgtgttagtgctgggctagaACAAAACCCTGTGGTTTATTTATATCTGCTTGGTTCGAGGGAACCAATGAACTGGAACACCTTGAATCTGCTATTTTAGAATTATTCCAAGACAGAACATATCACGTGAAATAGCTGGAATGATTCAAAGTTACATTTTCTACATTTAATTCAGCAGGTTTTATGGGAGTTGCAGGTTGAAATGGAAACCTGCATAAAAGGTGGGTCCCCACTCCCCAGGAACTTTAGCCCATGTCGGTGGGCACATGGTGGGCCTTCGAGGGGCTCACCTGAGGGGTCAAAGTCCTGGAAGTAGTCAGGGCAGTGCTGCTCTGAAGTGAAGCCTGCCTCTGTGTCGTCCCAGCACAGCCATCCATCCCAGGTCCGGTTACACACTGGCCCTGCAGCATAGAAACCATCAGAGTTCAAATAAAGCACGTGTTCACATAAAGCAGGAGCACTGAGAGGTCACTGAGAGGTCACTGACACTGTCTGCTACAATAATCAACAGGTCACGTCAATCAACACGCAGCTGAAATCAATATGTGATATAAGTAAAAATGTTGTTTGTTGACATCACACTCAGTAGTTATTAGAGACACCTGCTGATATATTGTGTTGCTAATGCTAACGTCTTAATTTATTCTTGCATACAAATCAGGTTAAATACATTACGATTCTGTCAATGCTCCTAATTGTATGGTGGAAATGAGACATTACAGTGGATAACCCAGATATTGAAATATCCCACATCCCATATCATTGTTTCCTGACTCTGTCTTCCATCAACCATAACATACATTTTAAGGAAAAAAATTGAATGGGAAAGGAATCTTTTAAAGAaaagtcagccaggatctgtttctacctctgcctctctcactatGTTAAATATCAGCCAGGATGTGTTTCtacctctgcctctctcactatGTTAAATATCAGCCAGGATGTGTTTCTACCACTGCCTCTCTCACTATGTTAAATATCAGCCAGGATGTGTTTAtacctctgcctctctcactatGTTAAATATCAGCCAGGATGTGTTTCTACCACTGCCTCTCTCACTGTGTTAAATATCAGCCAGGATGTATTTCtacctctgcctctctcactatGTTAAATATCAGCCAGGATGCGTTTCTACTACTGCCTCTCTCACTATGTTAAATATCATCCAGGATCTGTTTCTACCACTGCCTTTCTCACTATGTACTTTGTATCTCTTTCATCAGGTAGTCAGGTGTTTCAGACTTTGTTTTTGACAACAGGGGTGGGATGTGTGTTTTAAAGCT of the Oncorhynchus clarkii lewisi isolate Uvic-CL-2024 chromosome 3, UVic_Ocla_1.0, whole genome shotgun sequence genome contains:
- the LOC139405495 gene encoding calcitonin gene-related peptide type 1 receptor-like isoform X1, with protein sequence MPKKKMDCFGYCWMVICLLLGTATEILVAASPEVNSTQQHLQLNVYHDIGLTRNKIVTAQFECYQKIMKDNDHNKIGPVCNRTWDGWLCWDDTEAGFTSEQHCPDYFQDFDPSEMVTKICSENGHWFLHPDSNRTWTNYTRCNEHTKEGRMTAMNLFYLALIGHGLSLISLFISLGIFFNFKSLSCQRVTLHKNLFFSFVLNSVITIIWLTAVANNQELVQRNPTSCKVSVFIHLYLFGCNYFWMLCEGIYLHTLIVVAVFAEKQHLMWYYLLGWGFPLIPASIHAIARSYYYNDNCWISSNTSLLYIIHGPICAALLVNLFFLLNIVRVLITKLKVTNQAESSLYMKAVRATLILVPLLGIQYVLLPYKPEERVSSEIYDYIMHILMHYQGLLVATIFCFFNGEVQGVLRRHWKQYRMQFGSTLTHSDAMRSASYTASSITDVQGCYSIDSNTEHLNGKGGCLDIETSILKSENPFA
- the LOC139405495 gene encoding calcitonin gene-related peptide type 1 receptor-like isoform X2, with the protein product MPKKKMDCFGYCWMVICLLLGTATEILVAASPEVNSTQQHLQLNVYHDIGLTRNKIVTAQFECYQKIMKDNDHNKIGPVCNRTWDGWLCWDDTEAGFTSEQHCPDYFQDFDPSEMVTKICSENGHWFLHPDSNRTWTNYTRCNEHTKEGRMTAMNLFYLALIGHGLSLISLFISLGIFFNFKSLSCQRVTLHKNLFFSFVLNSVITIIWLTAVANNQELVQRNPTSCKVSVFIHLYLFGCNYFWMLCEGIYLHTLIVVAVFAEKQHLMWYYLLGWGFPLIPASIHAIARSYYYNDNCWISSNTSLLYIIHGPICAALLVNLFFLLNIVRVLITKLKVTNQAESSLYMKAVRATLILVPLLGIQYVLLPYKPEERVSSEIYDYIMHILMHYQGLLVATIFCFFNGEPPVCISRGARRSEETLETVPYAVREHLDPLGCHAVRLIHSLVHHRCPGLLQHRQQHRTLEWQRGLP